A single genomic interval of Mucilaginibacter robiniae harbors:
- a CDS encoding IS1182 family transposase, whose product MGGKIVFKEYDPDQLTFLPYKLEELVPTGHPVRIVKQVVDTVDVKPINRKYKGGGASSFHPRLMLKLLVYGYLTNTYSSRKLEEQAAQNVHFMWLLGMKKPDHNTINRFRSEKLSGVLKQIFSQIVLLLEQEGIVSLKEAVFTDGTKIESAANKYTFVWGKNIKANKDKMKAQLDELWGYAQSIAAEELKDTAPLEYSEINPEKVKETISKINAALDDKEDVDKKVKQKLNYAKKHWPESLARYDEQEKLLAGRNSMSKTDPDATFMRMKEDHMLNGQLKPAYNLQISTQEQFILNYTLHQTSTDYQTLSSHIEQYQALYKDLPKAIVADTGYGSDENYGVLARKGIEAYIKYNTFDKEQKDGIKAFSNDSLHYNEAENYLVCPIGQWMAHIGNGQRVTSSGFVQLISRYRAQNCEGCPMRGVCHTTQGNRVVEINHSLRQHKQAAKERLNTEQGINLRKRRPADVEPVFAQLKHNHGFRRFLLKGMSKAEVEIGLLSIAHNLRKWKT is encoded by the coding sequence ATGGGAGGCAAGATAGTCTTTAAGGAATATGATCCAGACCAGTTAACGTTTTTACCGTACAAACTGGAGGAACTGGTACCGACAGGTCATCCGGTCCGTATCGTTAAACAGGTCGTGGACACGGTAGATGTCAAACCGATCAACCGGAAGTACAAAGGCGGCGGGGCGTCAAGTTTCCATCCCCGGCTGATGCTGAAGCTGCTGGTTTACGGCTATCTGACCAATACTTATTCCTCACGCAAACTGGAAGAACAGGCCGCGCAGAACGTACACTTCATGTGGCTTTTAGGGATGAAAAAGCCCGACCACAACACCATCAACCGTTTTCGCAGCGAGAAGTTGTCAGGCGTCTTAAAGCAGATCTTCTCACAAATCGTGTTGCTGCTCGAGCAGGAAGGTATCGTATCCTTGAAAGAAGCCGTTTTTACTGATGGTACCAAGATCGAATCAGCGGCGAACAAGTACACCTTCGTATGGGGCAAAAACATCAAGGCGAATAAAGATAAGATGAAAGCCCAGCTTGATGAACTGTGGGGTTATGCGCAAAGCATTGCCGCCGAAGAACTAAAAGATACAGCGCCCTTGGAATATAGTGAGATCAACCCGGAGAAAGTAAAGGAAACCATCTCAAAGATCAATGCAGCCTTAGATGATAAAGAAGACGTAGACAAAAAAGTAAAGCAAAAGCTGAACTACGCAAAGAAGCACTGGCCGGAGAGCCTGGCACGGTATGACGAGCAGGAAAAGTTATTAGCCGGCCGTAACAGCATGTCAAAGACCGACCCGGATGCCACCTTCATGCGGATGAAGGAAGACCATATGCTGAACGGACAACTTAAGCCGGCCTATAACCTGCAGATATCCACCCAGGAGCAATTCATCCTTAATTATACCCTGCATCAAACCTCAACCGATTACCAAACCTTGTCTTCCCATATTGAACAATACCAAGCCTTATATAAAGACCTGCCCAAAGCCATTGTTGCCGACACCGGCTACGGATCGGATGAGAACTACGGTGTGTTAGCGCGAAAAGGCATTGAGGCTTACATCAAATACAATACGTTCGATAAGGAACAAAAGGACGGTATCAAAGCGTTCAGTAACGACAGCCTGCATTATAACGAAGCGGAGAATTACCTTGTTTGTCCGATAGGTCAATGGATGGCGCATATCGGTAACGGTCAGCGAGTCACTTCATCTGGTTTTGTACAACTGATCAGCCGTTACCGTGCCCAGAACTGTGAAGGTTGCCCGATGCGTGGTGTTTGCCATACTACACAGGGTAACCGGGTCGTTGAGATCAACCACAGCCTAAGACAACATAAACAGGCAGCCAAAGAACGGTTGAATACAGAACAGGGTATCAACCTCAGGAAACGAAGGCCGGCCGATGTGGAACCGGTATTCGCCCAATTAAAGCATAACCATGGCTTCAGACGATTCCTGCTGAAAGGGATGTCCAAGGCCGAGGTCGAAATCGGCTTATTATCCATCGCACATAACCTAAGAAAATGGAAAACCTGA
- a CDS encoding SDR family NAD(P)-dependent oxidoreductase — MNALNFNQKWILVTGASSGLGYEMAQQLARKYKANLIVAARRADKLNQLKTELEQQAGVQVKVVVADLSVPEDIDRLLQESLNGQQLYGAILNAGVTFFGPHADMPAGDFERLLQTNVVSVVRLTTELVKHFEQPGREGGIMVVSSMAALFPVPYQAVYSGTKAFIMSFVNALALEITNPQLSLTVYAPGGIATEMTEGEKFNDLKGWLMPVAQAAHEGLDALQQRKYNHVPGALNRIGGAFMKLMPKKFIVGQLGKTYRKSLAKLQESK, encoded by the coding sequence GTGAATGCGCTTAATTTTAACCAAAAATGGATTTTAGTAACCGGAGCCTCATCCGGTTTGGGCTATGAGATGGCACAGCAGCTGGCCCGTAAATACAAAGCCAACCTGATTGTGGCTGCCCGCCGTGCTGATAAGCTGAACCAGCTGAAAACAGAACTGGAACAGCAGGCAGGTGTGCAGGTAAAAGTAGTAGTAGCTGATTTATCGGTACCTGAGGATATTGACCGTTTGTTGCAGGAAAGCCTGAACGGGCAGCAACTGTACGGTGCTATTTTAAACGCAGGCGTAACCTTTTTTGGCCCTCATGCCGACATGCCTGCTGGTGATTTTGAACGTTTGCTGCAAACTAACGTAGTAAGCGTGGTACGCTTGACCACCGAACTGGTTAAGCATTTTGAACAACCCGGCCGCGAAGGTGGTATTATGGTGGTTTCGAGCATGGCGGCGTTGTTTCCGGTGCCTTACCAGGCGGTTTACTCGGGCACCAAGGCATTTATTATGAGCTTTGTAAATGCGCTGGCGCTTGAAATTACAAACCCGCAGCTATCATTAACCGTATACGCGCCCGGTGGCATTGCTACCGAAATGACCGAAGGTGAAAAGTTTAATGATTTAAAGGGCTGGCTAATGCCGGTTGCACAGGCTGCCCACGAAGGCTTAGACGCTTTACAGCAGCGTAAATATAACCATGTACCAGGAGCGCTTAACCGTATAGGTGGTGCATTTATGAAGCTGATGCCTAAAAAGTTTATTGTTGGGCAGTTGGGCAAAACCTACCGTAAATCATTAGCTAAGTTGCAGGAAAGTAAATAA
- a CDS encoding phospho-sugar mutase: MQELDPTILQKANVWLQGNYDADVKQAIQKLIDEKAYTELTDSFYRDLEFGTGGLRGTMGPGTNRINKYTIGAATQGLANYLKKTYPNEQVKVAIAHDSRNNSDLFAGITADVFSANGIHVYFFKELRPTPELSFAIRQLGCKSGVMLTASHNPKEYNGYKAYGADGGQFVSPHDKAVMDEVAKITDISMVNFTRNQENVELIGEEMDELYLEKITGLSVSPEAIQRQKDLKVVYSSIHGTGITMVPKALERFGFENVILVEEQVKPDGNFPTVVYPNPEEKEALTLALKKAQEVDADLVLATDPDCDRVGIAVKNAEGEFVLLNGNQTGSLLINYMLTAWQEKGKLTGNEYIVKTIVTSYLMDAIAEEKNVKCYNTLTGFKYIGELMTQFEGKQTFIAGGEESYGYLIGEFVRDKDAIVSSAFIAEMTAFYKDKGSSLFEALEDTYLKYGFYKEKLISITKKGKSGAEEIVAMIEKFRNNPPVTLGGSKVVVLKDYEKRVETDLNTNSTQPIELPKSDVLQFVTEDGSIISARPSGTEPKIKFYCSVKGELKSREAYHETEKQLEAKIDTIMQDLGV; this comes from the coding sequence ATGCAGGAATTAGATCCAACTATTCTTCAGAAGGCAAATGTATGGCTTCAGGGGAATTATGATGCTGATGTTAAGCAAGCTATCCAAAAGTTAATAGACGAGAAAGCATATACGGAACTGACGGATTCGTTTTACAGAGATCTGGAATTTGGAACGGGCGGCCTTCGTGGCACCATGGGGCCAGGTACTAACCGGATTAACAAATATACGATTGGTGCTGCTACGCAGGGTTTAGCTAATTACCTGAAAAAAACCTACCCGAATGAGCAAGTTAAAGTAGCTATTGCACACGATAGCCGCAACAACTCTGATTTGTTTGCCGGCATTACTGCCGATGTTTTTTCGGCCAATGGTATTCATGTATATTTCTTTAAAGAGCTGCGCCCTACACCGGAGCTTTCTTTTGCTATCCGTCAACTGGGTTGCAAAAGCGGTGTAATGCTGACTGCTTCACATAACCCAAAAGAATATAATGGTTATAAAGCTTATGGTGCTGATGGCGGCCAGTTTGTATCACCGCATGATAAGGCCGTGATGGATGAGGTGGCTAAAATCACGGACATCAGCATGGTTAACTTTACCCGTAACCAAGAGAACGTAGAGCTGATTGGCGAAGAAATGGACGAGCTGTATCTGGAAAAAATTACCGGCTTATCGGTATCTCCAGAAGCTATTCAGCGCCAAAAAGATTTAAAAGTTGTTTACTCCTCTATACACGGAACCGGAATTACCATGGTGCCTAAAGCACTGGAGAGATTCGGTTTTGAAAACGTGATTTTGGTAGAAGAGCAAGTTAAGCCTGATGGTAATTTCCCAACGGTAGTTTACCCGAACCCTGAAGAAAAAGAAGCCTTAACACTGGCTCTGAAAAAAGCGCAGGAAGTAGATGCCGACTTAGTATTGGCTACCGACCCTGACTGCGATCGCGTAGGTATTGCCGTAAAAAATGCAGAAGGCGAGTTTGTTTTGCTGAATGGTAACCAAACCGGTAGCCTTTTAATTAACTACATGCTTACTGCATGGCAGGAAAAAGGCAAGCTAACCGGTAACGAGTACATTGTAAAAACCATTGTAACCTCGTACCTGATGGATGCCATTGCTGAAGAAAAAAATGTAAAATGCTATAATACTTTAACTGGCTTTAAATACATTGGCGAGCTGATGACCCAATTTGAGGGCAAACAAACCTTTATTGCCGGTGGCGAAGAAAGCTATGGTTATCTGATTGGCGAGTTTGTGCGTGATAAGGATGCTATTGTATCCAGCGCGTTTATTGCCGAAATGACCGCCTTCTATAAAGATAAAGGCAGCAGCTTGTTTGAGGCGTTAGAAGATACTTACCTGAAATATGGTTTCTATAAAGAAAAGCTGATTTCAATTACCAAAAAAGGTAAAAGCGGCGCTGAAGAAATTGTAGCCATGATTGAAAAGTTCCGCAACAACCCGCCGGTAACTTTAGGTGGTTCAAAAGTGGTGGTACTGAAAGATTATGAGAAACGCGTAGAAACTGATTTAAATACCAATAGTACCCAACCTATTGAGTTGCCAAAATCAGACGTGCTACAGTTCGTTACCGAAGATGGCAGCATTATTTCTGCCCGCCCATCAGGTACCGAACCTAAAATCAAATTCTATTGCAGCGTAAAGGGTGAACTGAAAAGCAGAGAAGCTTACCACGAAACCGAAAAGCAGCTGGAAGCTAAAATTGACACCATTATGCAGGATTTAGGCGTATAA
- the greA gene encoding transcription elongation factor GreA encodes MAEVAYYTKDGLEKLKEELQQLKTTGRANIAKAIAEARDKGDLSENAEYDAAKEAQGHHETKIAKMEELLANARLLDESKIDTSKVLALSKVKIKNVKNGATMTYQLVSESEADLKAGKISVSSPIAKGLLGKKVGDKTEIMVPAGKMEFEILEISR; translated from the coding sequence ATGGCAGAGGTTGCATACTACACCAAAGATGGTTTAGAAAAGTTAAAAGAAGAATTACAGCAGTTAAAAACTACGGGCCGGGCCAACATAGCTAAAGCTATTGCTGAAGCTCGTGATAAAGGTGATTTATCGGAAAATGCCGAGTATGATGCGGCTAAAGAAGCGCAAGGTCATCATGAAACCAAAATAGCCAAAATGGAAGAGCTGCTGGCGAATGCCCGCTTGCTGGATGAATCAAAAATTGATACTTCAAAGGTGCTGGCTTTATCGAAAGTGAAGATTAAAAATGTGAAAAACGGTGCTACCATGACTTACCAACTGGTATCTGAAAGTGAAGCCGATTTAAAAGCGGGTAAAATCTCTGTAAGCTCACCTATTGCCAAAGGCCTGCTGGGCAAAAAAGTAGGCGATAAAACCGAAATTATGGTACCTGCCGGTAAAATGGAGTTTGAAATTTTAGAAATAAGCAGATAG
- a CDS encoding HIT family protein: protein MTTIFSKIVSGEIPAYKVAESLDYLAFLDISPLAEGHVLVIPKTEVDYIFDLDDDLYTGLQLFAKIVAAGIKAAIPCRKVGVAVIGLEVPHAHIHLIPMNKVDDLNFARPKLSFTPEQLEATAEKIKVAIRTVED, encoded by the coding sequence ATGACAACTATTTTCTCAAAAATCGTTTCGGGCGAGATACCGGCTTATAAAGTAGCCGAAAGTTTAGATTACCTGGCTTTTCTGGACATTAGTCCACTGGCTGAAGGGCACGTGCTGGTGATCCCGAAAACAGAAGTAGATTATATATTTGATCTGGATGATGACCTGTATACCGGCTTACAACTATTTGCAAAAATTGTAGCCGCCGGTATAAAAGCCGCTATACCCTGCCGCAAAGTGGGTGTTGCGGTAATTGGTTTGGAAGTGCCTCACGCGCACATTCACCTGATACCCATGAACAAAGTGGACGATCTGAATTTTGCCCGTCCTAAACTAAGCTTTACGCCCGAACAGCTGGAAGCTACAGCCGAGAAAATTAAGGTCGCCATCCGTACCGTTGAAGATTAA
- a CDS encoding DUF4142 domain-containing protein codes for MKKYALLMVLSAFIATFAHAQTTDTVTTNFVKNAALGGMKEVAAGKLAEQKGTSASVKAFGKQMITDHTMANEKLAKIAKSKGYMVPKTTPPASPLLTKTSGAMFDKNYVTMMIADHKQTIAIFEKASTQSKDADIKAFATQTLPKLKHHLSMVESIASSMKLKM; via the coding sequence ATGAAAAAGTATGCTTTATTAATGGTGCTGAGTGCTTTTATAGCCACGTTTGCACATGCACAAACAACAGATACCGTAACCACCAACTTTGTTAAAAATGCGGCTTTAGGTGGTATGAAAGAAGTTGCTGCCGGCAAACTGGCTGAACAAAAAGGAACCAGCGCCAGTGTAAAAGCTTTCGGTAAGCAAATGATAACCGATCATACTATGGCGAATGAAAAGTTGGCTAAAATTGCTAAATCAAAAGGCTATATGGTGCCTAAAACAACTCCACCAGCTAGCCCGCTATTAACTAAAACCAGTGGCGCCATGTTCGACAAAAATTATGTAACCATGATGATTGCCGACCATAAACAAACTATTGCCATTTTTGAAAAAGCATCAACCCAATCAAAAGATGCTGATATCAAAGCTTTTGCTACACAAACTTTGCCTAAGCTGAAACATCACTTAAGCATGGTTGAATCTATTGCCAGCAGTATGAAGCTGAAAATGTAA
- the pdxA gene encoding 4-hydroxythreonine-4-phosphate dehydrogenase PdxA: MSEKLKIGISIGDVNGIGLEVIIKTLADNRILDYCTPIVYGHTKVASFHRRTVHVHDLNFNIITSADQANPKRANLINCWEEDVKLELGQATETGGKYAFLSLEQATNDLVSGAIDALVTAPINKDNIQSENFNFPGHTEYLQQRAGSPEVLMFLVSDTLRVGVVTGHIPVAKVAESISVEKILAKLVLMNTSLKQDFWIRKPKIAVLGLNPHAGDNGLIGQEEKEIIIPALEEARSQDILALGPYPADGFFANGSYLQFDAVLAMYHDQGLIPFKQISFESGVNYTAGLSFVRTSPDHGTAYDIAGKNKASETSFREALFQAIHIVKNRRETAVLNENPLAFTKLARDRD; this comes from the coding sequence ATGAGTGAGAAGTTAAAAATAGGTATCAGCATTGGCGATGTAAACGGCATTGGGCTGGAAGTAATCATCAAAACGCTGGCCGATAACCGCATATTAGATTATTGCACGCCTATTGTTTACGGGCACACCAAAGTAGCTTCTTTTCACCGCCGTACTGTACATGTACACGATTTAAACTTTAATATCATCACCAGTGCCGATCAGGCCAACCCGAAAAGAGCAAACCTGATTAACTGCTGGGAAGAAGATGTAAAACTGGAATTGGGCCAAGCTACCGAAACAGGCGGCAAGTATGCCTTCTTATCATTAGAGCAAGCTACAAACGATTTGGTATCGGGCGCTATTGATGCACTGGTTACCGCACCCATCAATAAAGATAATATTCAAAGCGAAAACTTCAATTTTCCGGGGCATACCGAGTATTTACAACAACGTGCCGGTTCGCCCGAGGTATTGATGTTTTTGGTAAGCGATACCCTGCGGGTAGGCGTGGTTACCGGCCACATACCGGTAGCTAAGGTAGCCGAAAGTATTTCGGTAGAAAAAATACTGGCAAAACTGGTGCTGATGAATACCAGCTTAAAGCAGGATTTCTGGATACGTAAGCCGAAAATTGCCGTCTTGGGCTTAAACCCCCATGCTGGCGATAACGGTTTGATTGGGCAGGAAGAAAAAGAAATCATCATCCCGGCACTGGAAGAAGCACGCTCGCAGGATATTTTAGCTTTGGGCCCATACCCTGCAGATGGATTTTTTGCCAATGGCAGTTACCTGCAATTTGATGCGGTACTGGCCATGTACCACGACCAGGGCCTGATTCCATTCAAGCAAATTTCGTTTGAGTCAGGCGTAAACTATACGGCCGGGTTAAGCTTTGTGCGCACCTCGCCCGATCATGGCACGGCGTATGATATTGCCGGTAAAAACAAAGCATCCGAAACATCATTCCGCGAGGCACTGTTTCAGGCTATCCATATTGTGAAAAACCGTCGGGAAACGGCGGTGCTGAATGAAAACCCGCTAGCCTTTACTAAGTTGGCACGCGATCGCGATTAA
- a CDS encoding helix-turn-helix transcriptional regulator yields the protein MNRIDRISAILIQLQSRRTVKASDIASRFNISLRTVYRDVKTLEEAGIPLIGEAGVGYSLADGYRLPPIMFTRDEVVAFLTAEKMVEKLTDAANGASYQSAMYKIKAVLRNTDKDFLATVNNHIEVLQSRSVIQNPVQVNSLQTILQAVAEKRILHLVYKAAYQDNKTERLIEPVGTFYLDNHWHLIAYCRLRSDYRDFRFDRLISLDTTEQHFETLHPPLQQHLTRLYREVDLVNIVVHVKKEVAVYLGQERFYHGFVAETILPDHVEMRFLTRSVEGFARWYLMFADQAQIIEPMDMKAKIRQMIKKIEESL from the coding sequence ATGAACCGGATTGATCGTATTTCTGCCATCTTGATTCAGCTGCAATCGCGCCGAACGGTTAAGGCCAGTGATATTGCCAGCCGATTCAACATCAGCTTGCGAACGGTTTACCGGGATGTTAAAACTTTAGAAGAAGCCGGCATTCCTTTAATTGGTGAAGCGGGTGTAGGTTACTCCTTGGCGGATGGCTACCGGCTGCCACCTATTATGTTTACCCGCGATGAAGTTGTGGCCTTTTTAACTGCCGAAAAGATGGTAGAAAAGCTAACCGATGCAGCTAATGGAGCCAGCTATCAATCGGCCATGTACAAAATTAAAGCGGTGCTGCGCAATACCGATAAAGATTTTCTGGCAACGGTAAACAACCATATTGAAGTGCTGCAATCCCGAAGCGTTATTCAAAATCCGGTTCAGGTTAACTCGCTACAAACCATTTTACAGGCTGTTGCAGAAAAACGGATACTGCATCTGGTGTACAAAGCGGCCTATCAGGACAATAAAACAGAACGCCTGATTGAGCCTGTAGGCACATTTTACCTAGATAACCATTGGCACCTGATTGCCTATTGCAGGCTGCGGAGCGATTATCGTGATTTCCGTTTTGACAGGCTAATCTCGCTAGATACAACGGAGCAGCATTTTGAAACCCTCCACCCTCCTCTGCAACAGCATTTAACCCGCCTTTACCGGGAAGTGGATTTGGTAAACATCGTTGTACACGTCAAAAAGGAAGTTGCCGTGTATTTGGGTCAGGAACGGTTTTATCATGGCTTTGTGGCCGAAACTATACTGCCCGACCATGTAGAAATGCGCTTTTTAACCCGGTCGGTAGAAGGTTTTGCGCGCTGGTACCTGATGTTTGCTGACCAGGCCCAAATTATAGAACCAATGGATATGAAAGCTAAAATCAGGCAGATGATTAAAAAGATTGAAGAAAGTTTGTGA
- a CDS encoding 2-hydroxyacid dehydrogenase produces MKNNILIVDDLHPIFIEQVEAVGYQCDYQPLLKLEQVMPIIGNYEGLVIRSKFQVSREVIDAATNLRFIARAGAGMDNIDEDYARQKGIMLINAPEGNRDAVGEHAMGLLLSLMNHLNRGDAEVRAGLWQREANRGHELKGRTIGIIGYGNMGQTFARKLQGFEVNVIAYDKYKTNFSDAYAREASLEEIVQHTDVLSLHVPLTTETNSLVNDEFLSAFNKPIYLLNTSRGKVVQTQAVLNGIRNERILGAGLDVLEVEKFPALGEQSWFEELRQSGKVILSPHVAGWTFESYRKISEVMAEKIKNLDYKI; encoded by the coding sequence TTGAAGAATAACATCCTCATTGTCGACGATCTGCATCCCATTTTTATAGAGCAAGTGGAAGCCGTAGGCTACCAGTGCGATTATCAACCTTTGCTTAAGCTGGAGCAGGTAATGCCTATTATTGGTAATTACGAAGGCTTGGTAATTCGCTCTAAATTTCAGGTAAGCCGTGAGGTAATTGATGCTGCTACCAACCTGCGCTTTATTGCCCGGGCAGGTGCCGGTATGGATAATATTGATGAAGATTATGCCCGGCAAAAAGGCATTATGCTGATAAATGCCCCAGAAGGCAACCGGGATGCAGTTGGCGAACACGCTATGGGCTTGCTCCTATCACTCATGAATCACTTGAACCGGGGCGATGCTGAAGTGCGTGCCGGCTTGTGGCAGCGCGAAGCCAACCGGGGCCACGAACTAAAAGGCCGAACCATAGGTATTATTGGTTATGGTAATATGGGGCAAACCTTTGCCCGCAAACTGCAAGGTTTTGAGGTAAACGTTATTGCTTACGATAAATATAAAACCAACTTTAGTGATGCGTATGCTCGCGAGGCCAGCCTGGAAGAAATTGTACAGCATACCGACGTGTTAAGCCTTCACGTACCGCTTACTACCGAAACCAATAGTTTGGTGAATGATGAATTTCTATCCGCCTTTAATAAGCCTATTTATTTGCTGAATACATCACGCGGTAAGGTGGTGCAAACACAGGCCGTGCTGAATGGCATACGGAATGAGAGAATTTTGGGAGCGGGATTGGATGTGCTGGAAGTAGAAAAGTTTCCGGCCTTGGGTGAGCAAAGCTGGTTTGAAGAACTGCGGCAATCGGGTAAGGTAATATTGAGCCCGCATGTGGCCGGCTGGACTTTTGAATCGTACCGGAAAATAAGCGAGGTAATGGCGGAGAAAATAAAAAATTTGGATTATAAAATTTAA
- the rsmA gene encoding 16S rRNA (adenine(1518)-N(6)/adenine(1519)-N(6))-dimethyltransferase RsmA yields MSLVRAKKHLGQHFLTDKNIAAKIVDSLRPEGRYTQVLEVGPGMGILSDFLLQKTEYETYLIDIDTESYLFLQKKYPQLGQRLINADFLELDFASLFNGPMAVIGNFPYNISSQILFKVLDNRQQVTEVVGMFQKEVAERCTAKAGSKEYGILSVFLQAYYKVEYLFTVKAGVFNPPPKVLSAVIRLMRNEVEQLPCDEKLFWQVVKAGFNQRRKTLRNALSALINKEAMTDEVQLDLRAERLTVQDFVALTNKIAASR; encoded by the coding sequence ATGTCATTGGTAAGAGCTAAAAAGCATTTAGGACAACACTTTTTAACCGATAAAAATATAGCTGCCAAGATTGTGGATAGCTTGCGCCCCGAAGGCCGCTACACACAGGTGCTGGAGGTAGGTCCGGGTATGGGCATCCTGTCTGATTTTTTGTTGCAGAAAACCGAGTACGAAACTTACCTGATTGATATCGATACCGAATCATACCTGTTTTTGCAGAAAAAATACCCGCAGCTAGGTCAGCGCTTAATCAATGCCGACTTTCTGGAGCTGGATTTTGCCAGTTTATTTAACGGCCCGATGGCGGTTATTGGCAACTTTCCGTACAATATATCATCCCAAATTTTATTCAAGGTACTGGATAACCGGCAGCAGGTAACTGAAGTGGTCGGCATGTTTCAGAAAGAAGTTGCCGAACGTTGTACGGCTAAGGCCGGCAGCAAGGAGTATGGCATTCTGAGCGTTTTCTTGCAGGCGTACTACAAAGTAGAATATTTGTTTACGGTAAAAGCAGGCGTGTTCAATCCACCGCCTAAGGTACTTTCAGCGGTAATACGGCTTATGCGTAATGAAGTGGAGCAATTGCCTTGTGATGAGAAGTTGTTCTGGCAGGTCGTAAAAGCGGGTTTTAACCAGCGTCGTAAAACCTTGCGCAATGCCTTATCGGCCTTAATTAATAAAGAAGCCATGACTGACGAAGTGCAATTAGACTTACGCGCCGAACGATTAACCGTACAGGACTTTGTAGCGTTGACTAATAAGATTGCCGCTAGCCGATAA
- a CDS encoding DinB family protein — protein sequence MSLLKTFLKELAHEAQTTRKFLERVPNDQFDWQPHPKSMTIKRLTTHITDLPNWITMSLTTDELDFNNTNWQEAVLNSSAELLANFEKAVQSGTQSLEQAKEETLDEPWVLRQGDEIFMTCTKGEMARTALNQIVHHRAQLGVYLRLLNIPIPGSYGPSADEQGF from the coding sequence ATGTCACTTTTAAAAACTTTCTTGAAAGAACTAGCGCACGAAGCCCAAACCACCCGTAAATTTTTGGAACGCGTACCTAATGATCAATTCGATTGGCAACCGCACCCGAAAAGCATGACCATTAAAAGGCTAACTACCCACATCACCGATTTGCCTAACTGGATTACTATGAGCCTAACTACCGACGAGCTGGATTTTAACAACACCAACTGGCAGGAAGCGGTATTGAACAGCTCGGCTGAATTACTGGCTAATTTTGAAAAAGCGGTACAAAGCGGCACGCAAAGCCTGGAGCAAGCAAAAGAAGAAACGCTGGATGAACCTTGGGTACTCAGACAAGGCGACGAGATCTTCATGACCTGTACAAAAGGTGAAATGGCTCGTACGGCACTGAACCAGATTGTACACCATCGGGCTCAATTAGGCGTTTACCTGCGTTTGCTTAATATTCCTATCCCTGGCAGCTACGGCCCAAGTGCTGATGAGCAGGGATTTTAG